The sequence below is a genomic window from Flavobacterium lipolyticum.
CTTATGGTAGTTTCCTTGTGTAACAATATCAAATCGATTGGCTAACCAAAGTGTATCGTCATAATTTTTAACTTGACGTCCCAACTTTTTGGCTTCAGCAGGAGAATTGGCTTTAATAATTTTTGCTAAAACTTCATTGTCATTAAACAATTCGGCTTTTTTTGCCATCATCCAATGTTCGGCAGTTTTGTAAGTCACTTTATCAACGGTAAAGGCACTTAACCACCACTGACTGAAACAGGTTTTCGAAATGCTTCCATCTTTTGTTGGCTGGTGTCCCCAGAAAAATAAAAATTTACTTTCCGGAGCTATGGTATCTATATTGTATTTCATGTTTTTTGTTATTGAAACAAAGAAACGAGTTCTCTGCTATTCTGTTTCAGGTTTCAGGTTCCTTATACAGCTTGAAACCTGTAACTTGAAACTTCTTAAATTAATTGATCCAATCCAATCACCTGAACGCTTTCACCTTCGAAGTCTTTTACTGAATTGGTGGTAAAAATGGCATCGAAACAATCCAAAACTTCAAAACCTTTATTAAAAATTCCGTGGCTTACGGCCAAATACAATTTTCCGGCATTTTTCTTTTTTAATTCTTCAGCCAGCCCTACGAAAGTTCCTCCTCCGTCGCAAATATCATCTACAATTAAACAGTCCATTCCGTTTAGATCGTCTTCATAAACTTTAAAACCAGATAGTCTTCCGGTTTTTACATCACGACTTTTGCTGCATTCTACTACTTCAATACCTCCAAGAAATTCAGAAACTTTGTAAATTTTCTTTAATGCTCCGCCGTCCGGAGAAATTAATTTTACGTTTTCGCCAATGACTTTCAAAACCGCTGCAATAAAAGTATGATTCGGAATCACTTCGCAATTGTTTACTAAGGCCGGAGTCACTTCAGAATGCGCATCAAAAACAAATACTTTATTCAACTGAAGTGCATTAATGATATCAGCATATACTTTTACAGATAAAGATTCCCCTTTAATCATAACACGATCCTGTCTTGCTGCAGGAAAATAGGGCATAAAAAGATCAATTATTTTAACCTCCATTCTGCGCAATGCATCTACTGTGATGCACAATAAACCTAAATCGTTGAATGAATTTAATCGGTGTGTGATGGTTACTTTTTGGGTATTATCAAAATCAGGATTGATTTTAATATGTGGTTCTCCTCCTGAAAATGTAAAGCTTTGGAATTTTATTTCTTCTTTATTAAGAATTGGAGTGAATTTTGGGTCTAAATTAAGTATCATAGTATTTTAGTTTGCGTTAATTATACGCAAATATAAAGCAATATATTTATTAAACAATTTATTTTGTGTAAAATTTACGCAAACTTTATTTCAAAGTGAAACCCTTTTTCAATTAACTCTTTATATTTCAAATCATTAAACTTGAAAAGTTTTGCAGGACGCCCACTTTTAACTGGCGAAAAATGATCGGTTTGATCTAAAAAGCCGTAGCTGAGTATCTTCTTTCTGAAATTTCGACGGTCTATTTCTTTCTCCAAAATGGTACAGTAAAGATTCTCGAGGTCAGAAAACAGAAATTCCTGCGGAAGTAAATCAAAACCAACGGGTTCATAAGTCAGTTTTGCTTTTAATCTTGTTATGGCAGTTTTTACGATTATATTATGATCGAATGCCAGATCAGGGATCTCATCAATTTTAAACCATTGCACGCGTTCGGCATCGGTATCGGCTTTAATTTCCAGACCTGAGGCATCTACTAAAGCATAATAGGCAACTGAAATTACGCGATTTCTGGAGTCCCGGTGAATGTCATCTCCAAAAGTATACAGCTGCTCCATAAAAGTAAGCTGAACGCTGGTCTCTTCATGCAACTCCCTAATCACAGCTTCACTTAAAGATTCGTCCTGTTTTACTAATCCACCCGGTAAAGCCCAATACTTATCGGCAGAGCCAAATTTTTGCTCAATTAAAAGCACATACAAACTGTTGTTCTTATATCCAAACACAATGGCATCAACCGCAATTCGAATATTTTGAAAATTTTCCATATTTAAAAACTCCTATCTCACAAATATAACGAATGAGAGTCAATTTTATAATCTATCACATCAGCAATAAATTATAAAATTGACTCTCATGAATATCCTTTTCCTTCGGCCTGCCTAGTTTATTGTTACGTTTCTCTTTGGAATAGAAGTACAATTTGCACCATCTTTTGCAACTGTAACTTCCGCTTTAACTTCATAGGTTCCTGCTGCCGGATAAAGATGTGTAATATCTTTACCTGTTCCGGTAGTCCCGTCTCCAAATGTCCAATTTACACTAACTAAAGTTCCGGTTCCGCTATATCCAACAGAATAGTTCATTAATTTTGGATTAGTAGCATCTGTAGAATTGTGCAATTTTACATAAATTGCTTCTGCAAAACAATCCAAGATAACCTCGTCGTCATGTTTGCTACAAGAATTAGCCGTATAAAATATCAGGGCAAGCATTAAAATTGATGCAATCTTTTTCATTTTTAAAAATATTAAGAATTTATCTCCCAAAATTATTCTTTAAAAATACAGAAAACAATGATTTTCATCATAATCTGTTACCAAAAAACAATTTTAACTCTTTGGAAATAATTTCAAAAAACGAATTCAGATTATTGTTTTTAGCGGTTAGCAGGTACACATACTCTTCCGGTACGTAAAAACTATTCCATAATAACTGCAATTTATTTTCTTTAATATATTTTCGTGCATTGCAGTTCCAGGTTATCGCTACTCCTTCATTATCGGATAACATCCTTAACATTTCAGATTCAGACGGAATAATATAGTTCGGAACCATAGAGGGCCTTTTTTTATTAAAAGCGTGTAGCCAAAATAACTTTATATGTGGAATTCTGGCATCGTGACTGTACCATTTTTGTTCATTGAGCCACTGCTCTACTTCCGTATAATTATCTGATTTTAATTTCTGACGGAACTCTGTTCCGTCCAAACGTACTGGTGCCACCATGATGAGCTTAATTTTCCCCACAATTTCGTAGACCGTATCAAAGGTGTCAAATCTTTTTGTGGTAATTGCGAAGTCAAGCTTTTTGGCATCCACTAACTCAAAAAGCACATCGTTTTCTGCAAAAGTAAAATCGATCAAATCGAACTTAGCAATCAACAGGTTTCCAATACAATTAAAAAGATTTTTGGAGATCCCAACAGAGATTAGCCGATTGGCATCTTCCGCTTTTGCCCGAAAGCTGCTTTCTACATTTTCAAGCCGATCCAGCGCATCTATAATTAAATTATTCAGTAACTTAGCGTATTCCGTTGGTTCTACGCCTTTTGACTTTCGATTGAACAATTTATTTCCAACATGTGCTTCCAGCATAGAGATTTGCTGGCTCACCGCAGGCTGACTCATAAATAACTCTTTTGCAGCGATAGAAAAATTCCCGTTTTTATATACAGCTTTAAAGGTTCTGTACCACTCCAAATTCACCATGATATAAATATATTTATAACAAACATAGTTTATTTTATTTTTACTGATATCACTTTAGTCGTAAATTTGATCAAAATTTAAACTTATGAAAAAGATAACCTTACTTACGATTATAGCCTTTAGTGCTTTTAGTACTTCAGCTATAGCACAAAAAGCAACGAAAAAAAGCACCAAAAAAGTACTATTTGTTGTGACCAGTAACGATAAACTGGGAAATACAGGAGAGAAAACCGGATTTTGGTCAGAAGAATTTGCTGCACCTTATTACGAATTGTTAGATCAGGGCGTCGAGATTACAATTGCTTCTCCACTAGGAGGTCAGCCTCCAATTGATCCTAAAAGTGCCGATCCGGCATCGGCCACTGAAGACACCAAACGTTTTGACGCCGATAAAACTTTACAGGAGAAGTTAAAACACACCCATAAACTTTCTACGATCAACCAGAAAGGTTATGATGCTGTTTTTTACCCGGGAGGTCATGGTCCGCTTTGGGATTTGGTAGAGGATAAAAGTTCCATTGCTTTAATTGAATCTTTCTATACTCATAAAAAACCTGTTGCTTTTGTTTGTCATGCTCCGGCAGTCTTAAAAAACGTAAAAGTTAAAGGCGAATTTTTAGTAAAAGGCAAAAAAGTAACCGGTTTCACAAATGCCGAAGAAGAAGCGGTGGGCTTAACCAAAGTAGTTCCGTTCTTATTGGAAGATGCTTTGACCAAAAATGGTGCTATCTTTTCGAAAGCAGCCAACTGGCAACCTTATGCTGTAGAAGATGGACTTTTAATCACCGGACAAAACCCTGCTTCGTCTAAATTAGTAGCTGGAAAATTGTTACAGCAATTGAATTAATAAAGACACTGAGATACTAAGGTTCTGAGGTTCTAAGCAACAGGACTTAGAAACATTAAAATAAAACAATTACTATAATGAAAGATGCTGAGATATTGAGATTTTAAGAATCTAAAAAAAACTTAGAACCTCAGCATCTTAGAAACTTAAAAAATCACCGGACAAAACCCTGCTTCGTCTAAATTAGTAGCTGGAAAATTGTTACAGCAATTGAATTAATAAAGACACTGAGATACTAAGGTTCTGAGGTTCTAAGCAACAGGACTTAGAAACATTAAAATAAAACAATTACTATAATGAAAGATGCTGAGATATTGAGATTTTAAGAATCTAAAAAAAACTTAGAACCTCAGCATCTTAGAAACTTAAAAAATTACCGGACAAAACCCTGCTTCGTCTAAATTAGTAGCTGGAAAATTGTTACAGCAATTGAATTAATAAAGATTCTGAGGTACTAAGACACTAAGATTCTAAGTTATTAAACTAATGAACTTAACAATAAAAAAATAATGAAAGATGCTGAGACATTGAGATTTTAAGAATCTAAAGAAAAAACTTAGAACCCTAGCCCCTCAGCATCTTAGAAACTCTAAAAAAAAATGCTAAACTTTGAATTATACAATCCGACGAATTTAATTTTCGGAAAAGGACAAATTGAAAAACTTTCTACTCTGGTTCCTAAAGATGCCAAAATCTTATTGGCCTATGGTGGTGGAAGTATTTTTAAAAACGGAATTCACGAACAGGTGATTCAAAACTTAAAAGGTTTCGATATTGTAGAATTTGGCGGAATCGAACCCAATCCGCATTTTGAAACGCTGATTAAAGCGGTTGCTGTGATCAAAGCTGAAAAAATTGATTTTATCTTAGCTGTTGGCGGTGGTTCCGTAATCGATGGTGTAAAATTTATTTCAGCAGCTGTAAATTTCGACGGAGATCCGATTGATATTCTGCAAAAACGATTACTTATTAAAGAAAACGCTATGCCTTTCGGAACTGTTCTGACTTTACCTGCAACAGGAAGTGAAATGAATTCGGGAGCGGTTGTCACTATTGAGGCAACTCAGGAAAAACTTGCTTTTGGCGGAAGCGCTCTTTTCCCTAAATTTTCAATTTGCGATCCGACTGTAATTGCTTCGTTACCAAAAAGACAATTACAAAATGGCGTTGTGGATGCTTATACGCACGTAATGGAGCAATACCTGACTTATCCGCACGAAGGTTATTTACAAGACCGCATTGCCGAAGGAATTTTACAGACGTTAATTGAAGTTGGTCCAAAAGTGGTTGAAAATCCTACCGATTATGCTTTGGCTTCTAATTTTATGTGGAGCTGTACCATGGCTTTAAACGGATTGATTCAAAAAGGAGTTCCTTCAGACTGGGCAACTCACATGATCGGACACGAATTAACAGCCTTATACGGAATTGATCATGCCAGAACTTTGGCAATCATCGGACCTAGTTTATACCAAATCATGTTTGAGACCAAAAAAGAAAAACTTGCCCAATACGGCAGAAGAATTTTCAACTTAACGGGTTCTGACGATGAAGTAGCGAAAGAAGCCATCAATCAAACGGTAGCATTTTTCCATACTATGGGAATGGATACTAAACTTTCGCAATACACAGACGATTATAGCAAAACGGCTGATTTTATTGTAAACCGATTTAATGAAAGAGGCTGGAAAGGTTTGGGCGAAAAACAACTAATTACTTTAGACAAAGTAAAATCGATTGTTGAAATGAGCTACTAAGGCATAAATTCCAAATAAAAAAATCCAAATTCCAATTTTAAGCTCATTTGGAATTTTACAAAAAAAGGCGTTCTCATTTTATGGGAACGCCTTCTTACAATACTAAAACAAAATTAACTAACTCAATTCTTGCTAAACTCATTAAATTCTAATTTATAAATAGTTACAACGTACTGATTGCCTTTTTATTGTGTAATCGTTAAAATATTTTCTATTCCAATTTAAATCCTCCGGAAACTATTGTATTTAAAGAGCCTTTCCAAATTTCTTAAATGAGATTTTGTATTATTACTACATTATTAAGTACTTTTGCTTTAAATTATTAAAATAATGAGTGAAAATTTAAAATTTGCAGTAATTGGAGGAGGAAGCTGGGCAACGGCAATTGCAAAGATGTTATGTGTAAATCTTTCAGAAATTGCCTGGTACATGCGTAATGATGCTGCTATCGAACACATTCAGAAATACAAACACAATCCGAATTACTTAAGTTCGGTTGAATTTGATACGGCAAAACTTAAACTGACCAATAATATTAATGAAGCAGTTGCCTATGCAGATTATGTAATTTTTGCAATTCCTTCTGCTTTTTTAGATGGTGAATTGAAAAACTTAACGGTTTCATTGTCTGATAAAATTATCTTTTCTGCTATTAAAGGAATCGTTCCTGAAACAAGTTTGATTGTTGGAGAACATTTTCATATTCAATACGACATTCCCTACTACAATATCGGTGTAATTACAGGTCCATGCCATGCTGAAGAAGTAGCATTAGAAAGACTTTCTTACTTAACAATTGCCTGTGGAGATCCGGAAAAAGCTTCAATCGTAGCAAAACATTTGTCCGGAAATTATATCAAAGCCAAAATCTCAGACGATATTATTGGTACTGAATATGCGGCAATGCTTAAAAACATTTATGCTATTGCAGCCGGAATTGCTCACGGATTAGGTTATGGAGATAACTTTCAATCGGTTATGATGAGTAACGGAATTCGCGAGATGAAGAAATTTATCCGCAAAGTTCATAAAATGAAACGTAACATCAATGACTCCGCTTATTTAGGCGATTTATTGGTTACAGGTTACTCTGTGTTCTCAAGAAACAGAATGTTCGGAAATATGATTGGTAAAGGCTATACGGTAAAAAGTGCGATGATGGAGATGAGTATGGTGGCCGAAGGTTATTACGCCACTAAAAGCGCTTATAAACTAAATCAGGGCTATGGTGCAAAAACGCCAATTATCGATGCTGTCTACGCTGTTTTATACGAAGGAAAAGATGCAAAATCGGTTTTCAAAAAATTAACGGAGTCTTTGGATTAGTTTCTTTTTTAGAGAAGTGAGAGTATAGAATATAGAGGCAAGAAGCCAGAGGCAAGAGCAAAGAGTATAGAGACAAGAGCAAAGAAGCTAGAGGCAAGAGCAAAGAGTATAGAGTATAGAGACAAGAGCAAAGAAGCAAGATTATAAGATTGTGAGCTTGTTTTTGACAGATAAAAAAAGAGTCAGGACAGAATTAAAATTCATCTTGACTCTTTTCTATTTTAATATAAAGAAATCTAAACTCTATATTCTATTCTCTACAATCTATCTTCTTGCCTCTTTGCTCTAGCTTCTTGCTTCTTGCTTCTTACTTCTTGCTTCTACAA
It includes:
- a CDS encoding PKD domain-containing protein, translating into MKKIASILMLALIFYTANSCSKHDDEVILDCFAEAIYVKLHNSTDATNPKLMNYSVGYSGTGTLVSVNWTFGDGTTGTGKDITHLYPAAGTYEVKAEVTVAKDGANCTSIPKRNVTIN
- a CDS encoding NADAR family protein, whose translation is MKYNIDTIAPESKFLFFWGHQPTKDGSISKTCFSQWWLSAFTVDKVTYKTAEHWMMAKKAELFNDNEVLAKIIKANSPAEAKKLGRQVKNYDDTLWLANRFDIVTQGNYHKFSQNPDLKAFLLNTDERVIVEASPVDPIWGIGMAGDHKDVLNPEKWKGLNLLGFALMEVRDELR
- a CDS encoding NAD(P)H-dependent glycerol-3-phosphate dehydrogenase yields the protein MSENLKFAVIGGGSWATAIAKMLCVNLSEIAWYMRNDAAIEHIQKYKHNPNYLSSVEFDTAKLKLTNNINEAVAYADYVIFAIPSAFLDGELKNLTVSLSDKIIFSAIKGIVPETSLIVGEHFHIQYDIPYYNIGVITGPCHAEEVALERLSYLTIACGDPEKASIVAKHLSGNYIKAKISDDIIGTEYAAMLKNIYAIAAGIAHGLGYGDNFQSVMMSNGIREMKKFIRKVHKMKRNINDSAYLGDLLVTGYSVFSRNRMFGNMIGKGYTVKSAMMEMSMVAEGYYATKSAYKLNQGYGAKTPIIDAVYAVLYEGKDAKSVFKKLTESLD
- a CDS encoding NUDIX hydrolase, whose translation is MENFQNIRIAVDAIVFGYKNNSLYVLLIEQKFGSADKYWALPGGLVKQDESLSEAVIRELHEETSVQLTFMEQLYTFGDDIHRDSRNRVISVAYYALVDASGLEIKADTDAERVQWFKIDEIPDLAFDHNIIVKTAITRLKAKLTYEPVGFDLLPQEFLFSDLENLYCTILEKEIDRRNFRKKILSYGFLDQTDHFSPVKSGRPAKLFKFNDLKYKELIEKGFHFEIKFA
- a CDS encoding LysR family transcriptional regulator, with amino-acid sequence MVNLEWYRTFKAVYKNGNFSIAAKELFMSQPAVSQQISMLEAHVGNKLFNRKSKGVEPTEYAKLLNNLIIDALDRLENVESSFRAKAEDANRLISVGISKNLFNCIGNLLIAKFDLIDFTFAENDVLFELVDAKKLDFAITTKRFDTFDTVYEIVGKIKLIMVAPVRLDGTEFRQKLKSDNYTEVEQWLNEQKWYSHDARIPHIKLFWLHAFNKKRPSMVPNYIIPSESEMLRMLSDNEGVAITWNCNARKYIKENKLQLLWNSFYVPEEYVYLLTAKNNNLNSFFEIISKELKLFFGNRL
- the prs gene encoding ribose-phosphate diphosphokinase codes for the protein MILNLDPKFTPILNKEEIKFQSFTFSGGEPHIKINPDFDNTQKVTITHRLNSFNDLGLLCITVDALRRMEVKIIDLFMPYFPAARQDRVMIKGESLSVKVYADIINALQLNKVFVFDAHSEVTPALVNNCEVIPNHTFIAAVLKVIGENVKLISPDGGALKKIYKVSEFLGGIEVVECSKSRDVKTGRLSGFKVYEDDLNGMDCLIVDDICDGGGTFVGLAEELKKKNAGKLYLAVSHGIFNKGFEVLDCFDAIFTTNSVKDFEGESVQVIGLDQLI
- a CDS encoding iron-containing alcohol dehydrogenase: MLNFELYNPTNLIFGKGQIEKLSTLVPKDAKILLAYGGGSIFKNGIHEQVIQNLKGFDIVEFGGIEPNPHFETLIKAVAVIKAEKIDFILAVGGGSVIDGVKFISAAVNFDGDPIDILQKRLLIKENAMPFGTVLTLPATGSEMNSGAVVTIEATQEKLAFGGSALFPKFSICDPTVIASLPKRQLQNGVVDAYTHVMEQYLTYPHEGYLQDRIAEGILQTLIEVGPKVVENPTDYALASNFMWSCTMALNGLIQKGVPSDWATHMIGHELTALYGIDHARTLAIIGPSLYQIMFETKKEKLAQYGRRIFNLTGSDDEVAKEAINQTVAFFHTMGMDTKLSQYTDDYSKTADFIVNRFNERGWKGLGEKQLITLDKVKSIVEMSY
- a CDS encoding type 1 glutamine amidotransferase domain-containing protein, which gives rise to MKKITLLTIIAFSAFSTSAIAQKATKKSTKKVLFVVTSNDKLGNTGEKTGFWSEEFAAPYYELLDQGVEITIASPLGGQPPIDPKSADPASATEDTKRFDADKTLQEKLKHTHKLSTINQKGYDAVFYPGGHGPLWDLVEDKSSIALIESFYTHKKPVAFVCHAPAVLKNVKVKGEFLVKGKKVTGFTNAEEEAVGLTKVVPFLLEDALTKNGAIFSKAANWQPYAVEDGLLITGQNPASSKLVAGKLLQQLN